A part of Tigriopus californicus strain San Diego chromosome 10, Tcal_SD_v2.1, whole genome shotgun sequence genomic DNA contains:
- the LOC131889014 gene encoding zinc finger BED domain-containing protein 4-like translates to MFEKRGKFNAKCLYCDKDYKTPNQATTTLWHHLRKKHMVELARIEGQFNVPKPTATIYAHDSAKKMNLDQSLCLMVVKDLQPLSFVEDEGFKKFCHSLDPRYTLPSRRTLSEVHITNMFSDVQEKLIIYLHRANWVSITTDMWSSVNCTGFLAITVHFFDEQTWSLQCFILDCLRVRGRHTSEKIATEIRMVLERNKIMDKVIVGVNDNGANVVKAIRDIGITHVACYAHSLNLVANYALREVPSLCAIKDAASKIVEQTRKSTQVMELFERIQQDQGRTRPKKLIQNVPTRWNSTFEMLERLLDLKGPVSTLLTEPGMREKVGIFDSNTWQGIFDAVRVLKPLFEATVELSSENRTTGSKIVPITKMLITNYDIFVQNSVPGTVRHDLAKAIKQNLVRRFTSVEDNVKLSISTILDPRFKTKCFRDETRGTFATDQIQAELLEVNRQEPVRPKRCSPPVHSSLWETFDSKVVEERPALLDLQCYLNSPCQPRWTNPLDWWKQIGREKHPELFQIVKKYLSIPATSVPSERVFSSAGQILSKKRNRLGDENARKMICLHGNVDII, encoded by the exons ATGTTTGAAAAGCGTGGGAAGTTCAATGCTAAATGTTTGTACTGTGATAAAGATTACAAGACACCAAACCAGGCAACCACTACACTTTGGCATCACCTCCGGAAAAAACACATGGTTGAGCTGGCAAGGATTGAAG GCCAATTCAACGTGCCCAAGCCCACTGCAACGATATATGCTCACGATAGTGCCAAAAAGATGAACTTAGACCAATCCCTGTGTCTCATGGTTGTCAAGGACTTACAACCGTTATCCTTCGTTGAAGACGAGGGATTCAAGAAATTTTGTCATTCGCTTGACCCTCGCTACACTCTACCTTCAAGACGAACTCTATCGGAAGTgcatattacaaatatgttttccGACGTTCAAGAAAAACTGATTATCTACCTTCATCGGGCCAATTGGGTATCCATTACAACAGATATGTGGTCTTCGGTAAATTGCACTGGATTCCTTGCAATAACGGTCCACTTCTTTGACGAACAGACTTGGTCACTCCAATGTTTCATATTGGATTGTCTAAGAGTTCGAGGCCGTCACACCTCCGAAAAAATTGCCACCGAAATTCGTATGGTCTTGGAGCGGAACAAAATAATGGACAAGGTTATCGTGGGAGTTAACGACAATGGAGCAAATGTGGTGAAGGCGATACGAGACATTGGTATTACCCATGTGGCATGTTATGCCCATTCTTTGAACTTGGTGGCCAACTATGCACTAAGAGAAGTACCCTCTCTTTGCGCTATTAAAGACGCTGCCTCAAAAATAGTGGAGCAAACCAGGAAGAGCACCCAAGTAATGGAATTATTCGAGAGGATACAGCAAGATCAAGGCCGAACTAGGCCGAAGAAATTGATCCAAAACGTGCCAACGAGATGGAATTCCACCTTCGAAATGCTCGAGCGACTTCTAGACCTGAAGGGTCCAGTCTCAACCTTGCTTACCGAGCCAGGGATGCGGGAGAAGGTGGGAATTTTCGACTCTAATACGTGGCAAGGTATTTTCGACGCGGTGCGAGTTCTCAAACCACTTTTTGAAGCCACGGTGGAGCTATCTAGCGAGAATAGGACAACGGGGTCCAAAATAGTGCCCATAACAAAGATGCTCATTACAAACTACGacatctttgttcaaaattcagtcCCTGGTACTGTGAGGCACGATCTGGCCAAGGCCATCAAACAAAACTTGGTTCGTCGTTTCACATCTGTCGAGGATAACGTCAAGCTTTCCATCTCGACAATATTAGATCCCcgtttcaaaaccaaatgctTCAGAGATGAAACGAGAGGCACGTTCGCCACCGATCAAATTCAAGCCGAATTGTTGGAGGTCAATCGCCAAGAGCCCGTTCGTCCAAAGAGATGTTCGCCACCAGTCCACTCATCACTGTGGGAGACATTTGATTCAAAGGTTGTTGAAGAAAGGCCAGCGCTTTTGGACTTGCAATGCTACTTGAATTCCCCATGCCAACCAAGGTGGACCAATCCACTAGATTGGTGGAAACAAATCGGGCGCGAAAAACATCCAGAGTTGTTCCAAATAGTCAAGAAATATTTGTCCATTCCCGCCACATCCGTGCCGTCAGAGAGGGTTTTTTCTTCGGCTGGACAAATCCTCTCAAAGAAGAGAAACCGCTTGGGGGATGAAAATGCCAGAAAAATGATATGCCTCCATGGCAATGTGGATATAATTTGA
- the LOC131888681 gene encoding zinc finger FYVE domain-containing protein 1-like encodes MSTSSPSSPSLSLPNGAHQGALMASLEGAILDTDEEQTSAQASAQASAQASGPASGSLASAQASMSGLASSMFNSALPDVLTSELQTLNLHADEQPWSFTLLNDHEQLCVDTPEAFAAKLGCLPEQKAKVVAIVGNAGEGKSFTLNHVFFDGQEIFPTSADPHSGTLGVSAVFQPCQNLLVLDTEGFLGQGHENRRTRQLLKVLAVSDIVIVKTQAERLHNDLFHFLGDAAKAYEEHFSAELKRVSQAIGRLGPLVIIFHETRHTAPLKLSEAGLTPEDQIRRRILAQNQDVSAFSRLVYFGHCHDPEANDQGSTVFERLLRVIANHAADTSMRSPRPVSLIFRTIQVLNEKFRDDIVPTHFRSFPDEYFTCTSKCSCCEQRCTRAINHKDEHYSKENCSYVKSRNNKLYMCRRCFEDGRREMVVPKAGASEEGSLSALASYAWSGDVLECSRCGVIYRSRQHWYGNDTPESKAVVHTEVSHMWPGTRTLQGTHNAARRMLDGVSQIGEMVSQITAVPKKSAADWVANQVNPPYWTPNSVIVYCHGCRYKFTPNSPIHHCRACGEGFCDACSDFQRPVPEKGWPEPVRSCRQCYTSYQSTTRGSSSSSSSGGRYMGGGDSSSASIQTRRMGEKVVGSISTFASMFQYPINVMKDSARPEYWVPDDEIEECVVCRVTFDGRLLSIHHCRQCGHGVCESCSKTKKPVPARGWDQPVRVCDTCV; translated from the exons ATGTCGACCTCCTCGCCCTCCTCGCCCTCCTTGTCCTTGCCCAATGGCGCTCATCAAGGGGCGCTCATGGCCTCGTTGGAAGGGGCCATTCTCGACACGGATGAGGAGCAGACTTCGGCTCAAGCCTCGGCTCAAGCCTCGGCTCAAGCCTCGGGCCCAGCTTCGGGCTCCCTGGCCTCAGCTCAGGCCTCGATGAGCGGCCTCGCCTCCTCCATGTTCAACTCGGCCTTACCCGATGTGTTGACCAGCGAGTTGCAGACCTTGAATCTCCACGCCGACGAGCAGCCTTGGAGCTTCACGCTTCTCAACGACCACGAGCAGTTGTGCGTGGATACGCCCGAGGCCTTTGCCGCCAAGTTGGGCTGCCTGCCCGAGCAGAAGGCCAAGGTGGTGGCCATTGTGGGTAACGCCGGCGAAGGCAAGTCCTTCACCTTGAATCACGTGTTCTTCGATGGACAAGAGATTTTCCCCACCTCGGCCGACCCGCATAGCGGCACTTTGGGAGTGAGTGCTGTCTTCCAGCCGTGTCAGAACCTGTTGGTCTTGGACACGGAAGGCTTCCTGGGCCAAGGCCATGAGAATCGTCGCACCCGCCAGCTCTTGAAAGTGCTGGCAGTGTCGGATATTGTGATTGTCAAAACCCAGGCGGAGCGGTTGCACAACGACCTGTTCCACTTTCTGGGCGACGCCGCCAAGGCCTACGAGGAGCATTTCTCGGCCGAGCTCAAACGCGTGTCCCAGGCCATTGGCCGTTTGGGACCTCTAGTGATCATTTTCCACGAGACCCGACACACGGCCCCCTTAAAATTGTCCGAGGCGGGTTTGACGCCCGAAGATCAGATACGTCGCCGAATCCTGGCCCAAAACCAGGATGTATCGGCTTTCAGTCGCCTAGTCTACTTTGGTCACTGCCACGATCCGGAGGCAAATGATCAGGGCTCGACCGTGTTTGAACGGCTTTTGCGGGTCATTGCTAATCATGCGGCAGATACCTCAATGCGCTCACCTCGCCCCGTGTCACTCATATTTCGAACGATACAG gttttgaatgaaaagttCCGCGATGATATCGTCCCCACCCATTTCCGCTCATTTCCGGACGAGTACTTCACGTGTACCTCCAAATGCTCGTGTTGCGAGCAACGATGCACAAGGGCCATCAACCATAAAGATGAACACTACTCCAAGGAGAATTGTTCTTACGTCAAAAGTCGGAACAACAAACTGTACATGTGTCGCAG ATGTTTCGAGGATGGTCGGCGAGAGATGGTGGTGCCCAAAGCGGGCGCCTCGGAAGAAGGCTCACTGAGTGCCTTGGCCTCCTACGCTTGGTCCGGGGACGTGCTCGAGTGCTCAAGGTGTGGCGTCATCTACCGCTCCAGGCAGCACTGGTACGGCAATGACACGCCCGAATCCAAGGCTGTAGTCCATACCGAGGTGTCGCACATGTGGCCCGGAACTCGGACCTTGCAAG GTACCCATAACGCAGCGCGTCGCATGCTGGACGGAGTATCCCAGATCGGTGAGATGGTCAGTCAGATCACGGCCGTGCCCAAGAAATCTGCAGCCGATTGGGTGGCCAATCAAGTGAACCCGCCTTACTGGACACCCAACTCGGTCATCGTGTATTGTCATGGATGTCGCTACAAATTCACGCCCAACTCCCCCATTCACCACTGTCGGGCGTGCGGCGAGGGTTTCTGCGATGCTTGCAGCGACTTTCAAAGGCCGGTGCCCGAAAAGGGTTGGCCGGAACCGGTTCGCTCTTGTCGCCAATGCTACACGAGCTATCAGTCCACGACCCGGggctcgtcgtcctcgtcgtcatcgGGCGGGCGTTACATGGGTGGCGGGGATTCCAGCAGCGCCTCCATTCAGACCCGTCGGATGGGCGAGAAAGTGGTGGGCTCCATCTCGACATTTGCCTCCATGTTCCAATACCCAATCAATGTGATGAAAGACTCGGCTCGCCCTGAATATTGGGTCCCGGATGACGAGATCGAGGAGTGTGTGGTGTGTCGAGTCACCTTCGACGGACGCCTCTTGAGTATTCATCATTGTCGGCAATGCGGTCATGGCGTGTGTGAAAGCTGCTCCAAGACCAAAAAGCCCGTGCCCGCGAGGGGATGGGACCAACCTGTCAGAGTCTGCGATACTTGCGTATGA
- the LOC131888855 gene encoding ribose-5-phosphate isomerase-like — translation MGLGLGARLARLAHLARLARLARRVRPHCPRARRHPSVGSVLVYHHTSGVQLPVTLPVTFHTRSGWTEFTPRFYGQPSTLSRIMSSGTAQPLSPVEAAKRDAAYAAIDRHVRPDMQMVGIGSGSTIVYGVQRIAAKTQAGDLGPHIKYVPTSFQAKKLITQHGLPLGSLDEGLRLDVTIDGCDEADEELTLIKGGGGCLAQEKVVAHFSREFVVIADYRKRSPRLGTAWAYVPIEVLPLAYVPVKMIIEERLGGSAVLRMAQAKAGPVVTDNSNFILDWHFRDSKVFEGGPETTDRVKWSLVNQQLLAIPGLVETGIFINMARQAYFGQADGSVQELAAKPV, via the exons ATGGGGTTGGGCCTAGGGGCCCGCCTAGCCCGCCTAGCCCACCTGGCTCGCCTAGCTCGCCTAGCTCGCCGGGTCCGTCCTCACTGTCCAAGAGCCAGACGCCATCCCTCCGTGGGTTCAGTCCTGGTTTACCATCACACCAGTGGGGTCCAACTGCCCGTAACATTACCCGTTACTTTCCACACTCGATCGG GTTGGACTGAGTTCACGCCTCGATTCTACGGCCAGCCTTCCACGCTCTCGAGAATCATGTCCTCAGGTACCGCCCAGCCATTATCCCCGGTGGAAGCGGCCAAGCGCGATGCGGCTTATGCGGCCATTGACCGCCATGTCCGGCCCGACATGCAAATGGTGGGCATCGGGAGTGGCTCCACCATCGTCTACGGCGTCCAACGAATCGCCGCCAAGACTCAGGCGGGCGACTTGGGACCGCATATCAAATACGTACCCACCTCCTTCCAG GCCAAGAAGTTGATCACCCAGCACGGGCTACCTTTGGGCTCGTTGGACGAAGGCCTGCGTCTAGATGTGACCATCGATGGTTGCGATGAGGCCGATGAGGAGCTCACCCTCATCAAGGGCGGAGGCGGCTGCTTGGCCCAAGAGAAAGTGGTGGCCCATTTCTCGCGGGAGTTCGTGGTCATTGCCGACTATCGAAAGCGGAGTCCCCGCTTGGGCACGGCCTGGGCTTATGTCCCCATTGAAGTCCTACCGCTAGCCTATGTGCCCGTCAAAATGATCATTGAG GAGCGCTTGGGTGGCTCGGCCGTGTTGCGCATGGCTCAGGCCAAGGCCGGTCCGGTGGTGACGGATAACTCGAATTTCATTCTCGATTGGCATTTTCGGGATTCCAAAGTCTTTGAGGGAGGACCCGAGACGACGGATCGAGTCAAATGGTCCTTGGTTAATCAACAACTGCTGGCCATTCCGGGTCTGGTGGAGACTGGTATATTCATCAACATGGCCCGCCAGGCCTATTTCGGACAAGCCGACGGATCCGTCCAAGAACTGGCCGCCAAACCGGTCTAA